A part of Fundulus heteroclitus isolate FHET01 chromosome 23, MU-UCD_Fhet_4.1, whole genome shotgun sequence genomic DNA contains:
- the f9a gene encoding coagulation factor IXa, with protein MCANTDLYFGAVAKSVSVGFTLKVRMAGAFLSLLLLDFHLGSGAPRPVFLSEKAADSVLSRHKRYNTGVFEEFLQGNLERECLEEKCNLEEAREIFENDEKTMEFWSRYVDGNQCNSSPCLNQGTCKDNLGYYTCTCKSGFTGRNCEIVLIKRCDVNNGDCMHFCETMGTYGAKCFCATGYKLMPDGVSCDATVEFPCGRTAPTVVRPFTRSLDVAGYSNHRNSTPVTNMTNTAPSPPTAASTAEPDDYYDYSDHNQSLSDVPLRDYNHSEIPSKESPNVFKRIVGGRAVAPGEIPWQVGLVAHPSGLLFCGGSILSERWIITAAHCLVEAHGSYVVRVGEHNTAIKEGREQDYEVMEEHAHPRYNASFNLYNHDIALVYLKAPISFSATVRPICIGPMAFIEALVRQSSSATVSGWGRTRYLGSSSNVLQKIEVPLVDQTECKKSSNERITPVMFCSGYYDEAKDACQGDSGGPHTNSFHGTWFLTGIVSWGEECAKKGKYGVYTRVSVYYSWIKYVMSVTKRRLALDVEYPDS; from the exons ATGTGTGCAAACACAGACTTGTACTTTGGAGCTGTGGCCAAAAGTGTTTCTGTCGGATTTACACTGAAAGTTAGGATGGCAGGAGCTTTTCTGTCCTTACTCCTTCTGGACTTTCACCTTGGCTCTGGAG CCCCAAGGCCAGTATTTCTCTCTGAGAAGGCAGCAGACAGCGTCCTCAGCAGACACAAACGTTACAACACCGGCGTGTTTGAGGAGTTTCTGCAGGGAAACTTAGAAAGAGAATGTTTAGAGGAAAAATGTAACCTGGAAGAGGCCAGGGAGATATTTGAGAATGATGAAAAGACT ATGGAGTTCTGGTCAAGATATGTAG ATGGCAATCAGTGCAACTCAAGCCCATGTCTGAACCAGGGAACGTGCAAAGACAACCTTGGCTACTACACCTGCACTTGTAAGTCTGGCTTCACGGGCAGGAACTGTGAGATCG TCTTAATAAAAAGATGCGATGTAAACAATGGAGACTGCATGCACTTCTGTGAAACAATGGGAACCTATGGGGCAAAATGCTTTTGCGCGACAGGATATAAGCTGATGCCGGATGGGGTCAGCTGTGACGCAACAG TTGAATTTCCCTGTGGGAGAACAGCACCAACTGTTGTGAGACCATTCACAAGGTCTCTCGACGTCGCTGGCTATTCAAACCACCGGAACAGCACACCGGTAACCAACATGACGAATACTGCGCCCTCACCTCCAACGGCAGCCAGTACCGCAGAGCCAGATGACTACTATGACTACTCTGATCACAATCAGTCTCTAAGTGACGTGCCCTTGAGGGATTACAATCACTCTGAGATCCCCTCTAAAGAGTCACCCAACGTTTTCAAACGTATAGTTGGTGGGCGGGCAGTCGCTCCAGGAGAGATCCCATGGCAG GTCGGACTGGTAGCACATCCCAGTGGTCTGTTATTCTGTGGGGGCTCCATCCTCTCAGAGCGCTGGATCATCACCGCTGCTCATTGTCTGGTGGAGGCGCACGGCTCCTACGTGGTCAGAGTGG GGGAGCATAACACAGCTATCAAGGAGGGCAGAGAGCAAGATTATGAGGTGATGGAGGAACACGCACACCCGCGCTACAACGCAAGTTTTAACTTGTACAACCACGACATCGCCCTGGTGTATCTCAAAGCCCCCATCAGCTTCTCTGCAACAGTCAGACCAATCTGCATCGGACCCATGGCTTTCATCGAGGCCTTGGTGAGACAATCGTCCTCAGCAACAGTGAGCGGCTGGGGCCGCACGCGCTACCTCGGGTCCTCTTCAAACGTCCTGCAGAAGATCGAGGTTCCCCTGGTAGATCAGACGGAGTGTAAAAAAAGCAGCAATGAAAGGATCACTCCTGTTATGTTTTGTTCTGGATACTACGACGAGGCCAAAGATGCCTGCCAGGGGGACAGCGGGGGTCCTCACACCAACAGCTTTCATGGCACTTGGTTCCTAACGGGGATTGTGAGTTGGGGGGAGGAGTGTGCGAAAAAAGGGAAGTACGGCGTGTACACCCGGGTGTCTGTTTATTACAGCTGGATAAAATACGTGATGAGTGTAACCAAACGCAGGCTGGCTTTGGATGTGGAATACCCGGACTCGTGa